A stretch of Fluviicola sp. DNA encodes these proteins:
- a CDS encoding serine hydrolase: MKQILTLLLTTTCALTAVSQTKTKTPDYTKRLSGVEKELEKVLADQKVAGYSVAVVYKDKVIYSKGFGYRDVANKKPVTPNTLFAIGSSSKAFTAAILGQLEKEDKLKLDDLARTHLPKLEFKYDYMNTGITIRDMMCHRTGLPRFDYSWYLFNTSNRDSLIQRVKYMEPNAKLRQKWQYNNFMFLAQGMIAEKITEKSWEDNIRERFFKPLNMTHSNTDIFATQKDADASLPYTVDEKLEIKKLDYYHINGMGPAGSINSCANDMANWVSTWIMGGKFKGTEIIPASYVREASSSQMVVSGGRPGVHPDIQFKNYGLGWFLESYRGHYLVEHGGNIDGFSASVGFYPSDSIGIVVLTNQNGSAATGIVRNILSDRLFALELIPWNADAKKAQEEMAEMSKKGEQSKDTMQVKNTHPSHPLADYAGLYGNSAFSEFKVQLKNDTLFTVVAGKKVWLKHYHYDVFSIESTDPADQGDGDSQFFINFGTANTGKIESASIEMDEPGKPTVFERRAIKVHLSGDDLNKYVGDYDLEGLTVKIYLKGTTLMVLVPGQPDYETVSVGNDTFNLAIAKGYSVKFTVENGVSKAVTFIQPNGNFTAKRK, from the coding sequence ATGAAACAGATCCTTACCCTTTTACTTACAACCACTTGCGCGCTTACAGCCGTTTCTCAAACCAAAACAAAAACCCCTGATTACACCAAAAGGCTCTCCGGAGTTGAAAAAGAACTGGAAAAAGTACTGGCAGACCAAAAAGTGGCCGGTTATTCCGTGGCCGTTGTTTACAAAGACAAAGTGATCTACAGCAAAGGTTTCGGTTACCGCGATGTAGCAAACAAAAAACCGGTAACTCCGAATACTTTATTTGCGATCGGTTCTTCCAGCAAGGCATTTACTGCTGCTATTTTAGGCCAATTGGAAAAAGAAGACAAACTGAAACTGGATGACCTGGCAAGAACACATCTTCCTAAACTGGAATTTAAGTACGATTACATGAACACAGGAATTACGATTCGCGATATGATGTGCCACAGAACCGGCCTTCCACGCTTCGATTATTCGTGGTACCTGTTTAATACAAGTAACCGCGACAGTTTGATCCAGCGCGTGAAATACATGGAACCGAATGCAAAACTGCGTCAGAAATGGCAGTACAACAACTTCATGTTCCTGGCTCAGGGAATGATTGCAGAGAAAATCACGGAAAAAAGCTGGGAAGACAATATCCGTGAGCGTTTCTTCAAGCCCCTGAACATGACTCACAGCAACACGGACATCTTCGCTACGCAAAAAGATGCGGACGCTTCCCTTCCCTATACGGTCGATGAGAAATTGGAGATCAAAAAACTGGATTACTACCATATCAACGGAATGGGACCGGCAGGAAGTATCAATTCATGTGCAAACGATATGGCAAACTGGGTTTCAACCTGGATTATGGGCGGAAAATTCAAAGGAACGGAAATCATTCCTGCCTCTTATGTAAGAGAAGCATCCAGTTCACAAATGGTCGTTTCAGGAGGAAGGCCGGGCGTTCATCCCGACATTCAGTTCAAAAACTACGGTTTGGGATGGTTCCTGGAATCCTACCGCGGACATTATTTGGTAGAACATGGCGGAAACATCGACGGCTTCTCCGCAAGCGTGGGCTTCTACCCTTCCGATTCCATCGGGATTGTGGTATTGACCAACCAAAACGGTTCCGCTGCAACAGGCATTGTACGCAATATCCTTTCCGACAGATTATTCGCTCTGGAGCTCATTCCATGGAACGCGGATGCAAAAAAGGCACAGGAAGAAATGGCCGAAATGTCGAAAAAAGGGGAACAAAGCAAAGACACCATGCAGGTTAAAAACACCCATCCTTCCCATCCGCTTGCAGATTACGCAGGTTTGTATGGAAATTCTGCCTTTTCGGAATTTAAGGTTCAGTTGAAAAACGATACTTTATTTACGGTTGTAGCAGGAAAAAAAGTATGGCTGAAACATTACCATTACGACGTGTTTTCGATAGAATCGACAGATCCTGCAGACCAGGGAGATGGCGATAGTCAATTCTTCATCAATTTCGGAACAGCAAACACCGGAAAAATTGAAAGTGCCTCCATCGAAATGGATGAACCCGGAAAACCGACCGTTTTTGAACGAAGAGCCATCAAAGTCCATTTATCCGGAGACGACCTGAACAAATACGTAGGTGATTACGACCTGGAAGGGTTGACCGTGAAAATTTACCTGAAAGGAACCACTCTCATGGTATTGGTTCCCGGACAACCGGATTACGAAACGGTTTCCGTAGGAAACGACACCTTCAATTTAGCCATTGCAAAAGGCTACAGCGTCAAATTCACCGTTGAGAACGGGGTTTCCAAAGCAGTGACCTTTATTCAGCCGAACGGAAACTTTACGGCAAAACGCAAATAG
- a CDS encoding DUF4180 domain-containing protein, whose amino-acid sequence MQIKAHTINNVSIAEINAEGLIIEKEEDGLDLLGNLYYQGFDRIIIHEKNLTPAFFDLKNRMAGEILQKFSNYRVRLAIVGDFSACTGKSITDFMYESNKGKLINFLGSTEEALNKLAQG is encoded by the coding sequence ATGCAAATCAAAGCTCACACCATTAACAACGTTTCCATTGCGGAAATAAATGCGGAAGGTTTGATCATCGAAAAGGAAGAAGACGGGCTTGACCTGTTGGGAAATCTCTATTACCAGGGTTTCGACCGGATCATTATCCATGAAAAGAACCTCACTCCTGCTTTCTTCGATCTGAAAAACAGGATGGCCGGAGAAATTCTTCAGAAATTTTCGAATTACCGGGTCCGCCTGGCCATTGTAGGAGATTTTTCTGCCTGCACCGGGAAAAGCATCACTGATTTCATGTACGAATCCAATAAAGGGAAACTGATCAACTTTTTAGGATCAACGGAAGAAGCACTGAACAAATTAGCGCAGGGATAG
- a CDS encoding T9SS type A sorting domain-containing protein, which translates to MKYALLVFGMIFGMTAVVAQTVPVRIVSYNLLNFPNGRTDCGSGNVNLPNRADSLRKIMQYLKPDIFVGCEIQTPAGCDSVLNRALNVFGTTYYQRAQWVNNSFGGDLQNMLFYNSAKLTLKEQRIVQTSPRDISHYILYVNDNTLPQHHDTCFIEVFMCHLKAGSASADLSDRAAQTQLLRSVLDNRPQGRHLFVCGDLNTYRSSEVGYQNLVSGGTTFLKDPLNMPGNWTTNASFAAIHTQSPRASGSTDCGVTGGLDDRFDHILVSQNVMNGSNLLQYTANSYKAIGNDGNHYNQSILAGTNSQYPDSVVRALYYASDHLPVKMDALVTIPTNFGLNLTLTYAGSGCQTGGTSVTVHPNLGQGPYTYQWSANAGSQTTNTATNLQGGSYCVTVTDNNGLTDQVCFEVETTSPMSANGFDGMDYGTCNGQSFVVVSGGNSPYTYQWNDPQNQTTATATNLCAGTYSCVITDQNGCSLTVQTTVFSNTTSVAELFAGTDFTLFPNPATESVTLRCENAFELGMIELSVLNVSGEVVKTQQVDFSNGKEVLIPLSELKSGVYFVELKKDGVSTQSMLVKQ; encoded by the coding sequence ATGAAATACGCTTTACTTGTTTTTGGGATGATTTTCGGGATGACGGCTGTTGTTGCCCAAACTGTTCCCGTGCGCATTGTTTCCTACAACCTGCTCAATTTTCCGAACGGAAGAACGGATTGTGGTTCCGGGAATGTGAACCTGCCGAACCGTGCGGATTCTTTGCGCAAGATCATGCAGTATCTCAAGCCGGATATTTTCGTGGGGTGTGAGATCCAAACTCCGGCAGGTTGCGACAGTGTATTGAACCGGGCTCTGAATGTTTTCGGAACGACATATTACCAGCGTGCGCAATGGGTGAACAACTCGTTTGGCGGTGATTTGCAGAACATGCTGTTTTACAATTCCGCGAAACTGACTTTGAAAGAACAGCGTATTGTACAGACTTCTCCGCGCGATATCAGTCATTACATTCTTTATGTGAATGACAATACGTTGCCACAACACCACGATACCTGTTTTATCGAAGTGTTTATGTGCCATTTGAAAGCCGGAAGTGCAAGCGCTGACCTGAGCGATCGTGCGGCTCAAACACAGTTGCTTCGTTCGGTGCTTGACAACAGACCACAGGGACGGCATTTGTTTGTTTGCGGAGACTTGAATACCTACCGCAGCTCGGAAGTCGGTTACCAAAACCTGGTGAGCGGTGGTACAACTTTCCTGAAAGATCCGCTGAATATGCCCGGAAACTGGACGACCAATGCTTCGTTTGCTGCCATTCATACACAATCGCCACGTGCAAGCGGCTCAACGGATTGCGGTGTTACCGGCGGACTGGATGACCGATTCGATCACATCCTTGTTTCGCAAAACGTGATGAATGGGTCGAACCTGCTGCAATACACAGCGAATTCGTATAAAGCGATCGGTAACGACGGGAATCACTACAATCAAAGTATCCTGGCCGGCACGAATTCCCAATACCCGGATTCGGTGGTGCGCGCTTTGTATTACGCTTCGGATCACTTGCCGGTGAAAATGGATGCACTTGTAACCATCCCGACGAATTTCGGTTTGAACCTGACTTTGACGTATGCAGGAAGCGGATGCCAGACAGGTGGAACAAGCGTAACGGTTCATCCGAATTTAGGTCAGGGGCCTTATACTTACCAATGGAGCGCGAATGCCGGTTCTCAAACCACGAATACTGCTACAAACCTGCAGGGAGGAAGTTATTGTGTAACCGTAACGGACAATAACGGATTGACCGACCAGGTTTGTTTTGAAGTGGAAACAACCAGTCCAATGAGCGCAAATGGTTTCGACGGAATGGACTACGGAACGTGCAACGGACAATCCTTTGTGGTGGTTTCGGGGGGGAATTCTCCTTATACATATCAATGGAACGACCCACAGAACCAAACAACTGCAACAGCTACCAACTTGTGTGCAGGAACTTATTCCTGCGTAATCACCGACCAGAACGGCTGTTCATTAACAGTTCAAACAACGGTTTTCTCCAATACCACTTCCGTAGCGGAATTGTTTGCAGGAACGGATTTCACCTTGTTCCCGAATCCGGCGACAGAAAGTGTGACCCTTCGTTGTGAGAACGCGTTTGAGTTGGGAATGATAGAACTAAGCGTTTTGAACGTTTCCGGAGAAGTGGTTAAAACGCAGCAGGTAGATTTTTCGAATGGAAAAGAAGTACTGATTCCGTTATCGGAATTAAAGAGCGGAGTATATTTTGTGGAGTTGAAGAAAGATGGAGTTTCTACTCAAAGTATGCTGGTTAAGCAGTAA
- a CDS encoding GxxExxY protein, with protein sequence MSENELSSIIIGVAIEVHTQLGPGLLESVYETCLYYELKQLGLKVERQVELPVKYKNLCLDSGLRLDLIVQDKVIIELKAVRELCDIHVAQTLTYLKLTDLRLGLLINFNEVRLKNGLRRIVNNMAKSN encoded by the coding sequence ATGTCAGAAAACGAATTATCCTCAATTATTATTGGAGTGGCCATTGAAGTTCACACACAACTTGGTCCAGGACTCCTTGAAAGTGTTTATGAAACATGTTTGTACTATGAACTTAAACAACTGGGCTTAAAAGTCGAGAGACAAGTTGAGCTTCCGGTAAAATATAAGAATCTATGCCTGGACTCTGGTCTCAGATTGGATCTGATAGTTCAGGACAAGGTAATCATTGAGTTAAAAGCTGTTAGAGAACTTTGCGATATTCATGTTGCACAGACTTTGACCTATTTAAAATTGACAGATCTAAGATTAGGTCTTTTAATCAATTTCAATGAAGTTCGCTTGAAAAATGGACTCAGAAGAATTGTAAATAACATGGCTAAAAGCAATTGA
- a CDS encoding SRPBCC family protein, whose translation MMIVWIILGAIGGLIALVLIIAAFSKKDFAVERTITVNKPLPETYDFLTSMKKQNQWSKWNRLDPNIKLTYTGEDKTVGFISKWESSHKQVGEGEQEIKKLIPNQRIENELRFLKPMRSIANAYFTVADEGDNRTRVAWGFTSKTPWPFNAFMLFFNMENAIGKDFEEGLENMKQMIEAE comes from the coding sequence ATGATGATTGTTTGGATTATTCTGGGAGCGATCGGTGGATTGATTGCCCTTGTATTGATTATTGCTGCTTTCAGCAAGAAAGATTTTGCCGTAGAACGCACCATTACAGTCAACAAACCACTACCTGAAACATATGATTTCCTGACCTCTATGAAAAAACAAAACCAGTGGAGTAAATGGAACCGGTTGGACCCGAACATCAAATTGACCTACACCGGGGAAGACAAAACCGTTGGATTTATTTCCAAATGGGAAAGTTCACACAAACAAGTGGGTGAAGGCGAACAGGAGATCAAAAAACTGATCCCGAACCAACGCATCGAAAACGAACTGCGCTTTCTGAAACCCATGAGAAGTATCGCAAATGCCTATTTTACAGTAGCTGATGAAGGCGATAACCGCACACGCGTTGCCTGGGGATTCACCAGCAAAACTCCCTGGCCTTTCAATGCCTTTATGTTGTTCTTCAACATGGAAAATGCCATCGGAAAGGATTTTGAAGAAGGATTGGAAAATATGAAACAAATGATCGAAGCGGAGTAA
- a CDS encoding HD domain-containing protein: MRTNTHRNNKKKIINDPVYGFISIPDEFIFDLVEHPFFQRLRRIKQLGMTHLVYPGALHTRFHHAIGAMHLMAQAVAVIRRKGHEITTEEERAVLVAILLHDIGHGPFSHALEYDIVKNVSHEQISYYFIQALKRDFPENSDDLERALMIFANKYHKTFLYQLVSSQLDMDRLDYLTRDSFFTGVSEGIVGTERIIEMLNVHNDQLVIDEKGIYSIEKFLVARRVMYWQVYLHKTVVSGEFMLINILRRAKKLIRDGENLFGSPALLFFMSQDIQKTDFETNPEILNTFAQLDDFDVMGAVKVWQNHPDKVLSILSKNLVNRNLHKVEIAKEPFSPDRILMEKELVRTQFHLNDEEINYFVYSELLSNNAYSQVKQTINLLKKDGQTIDVSKASDNLNISALAQPVEKYCLCYPVIRH; the protein is encoded by the coding sequence TTGCGCACAAACACACATCGAAATAATAAAAAGAAAATCATCAACGACCCCGTTTATGGTTTTATTTCAATTCCCGACGAATTTATTTTCGACCTGGTGGAGCATCCTTTTTTCCAAAGACTCAGAAGAATCAAGCAATTGGGAATGACGCACCTCGTTTACCCGGGAGCTTTGCACACACGTTTTCACCATGCTATCGGGGCAATGCACCTGATGGCGCAGGCTGTTGCTGTAATTCGCAGAAAAGGACACGAAATTACTACCGAAGAGGAACGCGCCGTTTTAGTGGCGATCCTGCTGCACGATATCGGGCACGGTCCTTTCAGCCACGCTTTGGAATACGACATTGTGAAAAATGTCAGCCACGAACAGATTTCTTACTACTTCATCCAGGCATTGAAACGCGATTTCCCCGAAAATTCGGACGACCTGGAACGCGCATTGATGATCTTTGCGAATAAATACCACAAAACATTCCTGTACCAATTGGTTTCGAGCCAACTGGATATGGACCGCCTGGATTATTTGACCCGGGATAGCTTTTTCACCGGTGTTTCGGAAGGAATTGTGGGAACGGAACGCATCATCGAAATGCTGAATGTGCACAACGACCAATTGGTGATCGACGAAAAAGGAATTTACAGCATTGAGAAATTCCTGGTAGCAAGACGCGTGATGTACTGGCAGGTTTACCTGCACAAGACGGTTGTTTCGGGCGAATTCATGCTGATCAACATCCTGCGCAGGGCAAAAAAACTGATCCGCGACGGGGAAAACCTGTTTGGCAGTCCTGCTTTGCTGTTCTTCATGAGCCAGGATATTCAAAAAACAGATTTCGAAACGAATCCGGAAATCCTGAACACTTTTGCACAATTGGACGATTTTGACGTGATGGGAGCCGTAAAAGTGTGGCAAAATCACCCGGACAAAGTATTATCCATTCTTTCCAAAAACCTGGTGAACCGCAATTTACATAAGGTGGAAATCGCGAAAGAGCCTTTTAGTCCCGACCGTATTTTGATGGAAAAGGAACTGGTGCGCACGCAATTTCACCTGAACGATGAAGAGATCAATTATTTCGTGTATTCGGAATTGCTTTCGAACAATGCTTACAGCCAAGTCAAACAAACCATTAACCTGTTGAAGAAAGACGGTCAGACGATCGATGTTTCCAAAGCATCCGACAACCTGAATATTTCTGCATTGGCCCAGCCGGTAGAAAAATATTGTTTGTGTTACCCGGTTATCAGACATTAG
- a CDS encoding PglZ domain-containing protein, translated as MQAKILWADDEMEFLKPHVLFLEAKGYQVELINNGSEAVEKCQENNYDIVFLDENMPGISGLETLARIKEITPMTPVVMITKSEEESIMEEAIGSKIADYLIKPVNPNQLLLCLKKNLDHRKLVSQKTNSNYQQEFRQLGMQLNGRLDAEEWKDIFKKLTYWDLEFNGIEDQGMREILDAQRKEANDLFCRFIENNYEDWFNGQEEAPDMVHHLLKEQVFPLLNERVFLMVIDNLRYDQWQILKPIISNYFTIEKEDIVYSILPSATHYARNALFAGLMPSEIEKRFPNLWLNEEDEGGKNMQEAAFLEGNLKRNGKNIKWSYHKITNLDAGKKLVDQFHTLWDNQLNAIVYNFVDMLSHARTEMDMIKELAADEAAYRSLTLSWFEHSPLQEMFKKIAEKGGKVIITTDHGTVRVTNPVKIVGDRSTNTNLRYKTGRNLSYKDKEVFTIKHPDKVGLPKSSLSAEFVFTREQDYFVYPNNYNHFVNYYNDTFQHGGISMEELLIPFVILQSK; from the coding sequence ATGCAAGCAAAGATTCTGTGGGCAGACGACGAAATGGAGTTTCTAAAACCTCACGTACTCTTTTTGGAAGCAAAAGGATACCAGGTGGAACTCATCAACAACGGTAGTGAAGCGGTGGAGAAGTGCCAGGAAAACAATTACGACATTGTCTTTTTGGACGAGAATATGCCTGGTATTTCCGGTTTGGAGACATTGGCGCGAATCAAGGAAATTACCCCGATGACGCCGGTTGTGATGATTACGAAAAGTGAAGAGGAATCGATCATGGAAGAAGCAATCGGTAGTAAAATTGCCGATTACCTGATTAAACCGGTCAATCCGAACCAGCTGTTGCTTTGCCTGAAGAAGAACCTGGATCACCGCAAATTGGTTTCCCAAAAAACGAATTCAAACTACCAGCAGGAATTCCGCCAGTTGGGAATGCAATTGAATGGCCGTTTGGATGCCGAGGAATGGAAAGACATCTTTAAAAAACTGACTTATTGGGATCTTGAGTTCAATGGCATTGAAGACCAGGGAATGCGCGAAATCCTGGATGCCCAGCGAAAGGAGGCAAACGACTTGTTCTGCCGTTTCATTGAGAATAATTACGAAGACTGGTTCAACGGGCAGGAAGAGGCCCCCGACATGGTGCATCATTTGTTGAAAGAACAGGTTTTTCCCTTGTTGAATGAGCGTGTTTTTCTAATGGTGATCGATAATTTGCGCTACGACCAGTGGCAGATCTTAAAACCGATCATTTCGAATTATTTCACTATTGAAAAGGAAGATATTGTCTATTCGATTTTGCCTTCCGCGACACATTATGCCAGAAATGCCTTGTTTGCCGGGTTAATGCCGTCGGAAATAGAAAAACGGTTCCCGAACCTGTGGTTGAACGAAGAAGATGAAGGAGGGAAAAACATGCAGGAAGCGGCATTTTTGGAAGGAAACCTGAAACGGAACGGGAAAAACATCAAATGGTCTTACCACAAGATTACCAACCTCGATGCCGGGAAGAAATTGGTGGACCAATTCCACACGCTTTGGGATAACCAGCTGAATGCTATCGTTTACAATTTTGTGGACATGCTTTCTCATGCCCGTACCGAAATGGATATGATCAAGGAACTAGCGGCAGACGAAGCGGCGTATCGCTCACTGACCCTTTCGTGGTTCGAGCATTCTCCGTTGCAGGAAATGTTTAAGAAAATCGCTGAAAAAGGAGGGAAAGTAATTATCACAACAGATCATGGAACGGTTCGTGTGACGAATCCGGTGAAAATCGTTGGTGACCGCAGTACAAATACCAACCTGCGTTACAAAACCGGGCGGAATCTGAGCTACAAAGACAAAGAAGTATTTACAATCAAACACCCGGATAAAGTGGGCTTACCGAAATCGAGCTTGTCGGCCGAATTTGTATTTACCCGCGAGCAGGACTATTTTGTTTACCCCAATAACTACAATCATTTCGTGAATTACTACAACGACACATTCCAGCATGGAGGAATTTCCATGGAGGAATTGTTAATCCCATTTGTCATTTTACAATCGAAGTGA
- the tsaE gene encoding tRNA (adenosine(37)-N6)-threonylcarbamoyltransferase complex ATPase subunit type 1 TsaE, which produces MKELIAHNLDDVPFVAKELLEAIGNRKVVAFYAEMGSGKTTLISAVLRAMGIESPEGSPTYSLVNTYDSPYFGEVMHFDVYRLNSVEEALDAGVEEMLYSDAYCFVEWAEIIEPLLPEDAVKVSITLNAAGERLIRID; this is translated from the coding sequence GTGAAAGAACTGATAGCACATAATTTGGACGATGTTCCTTTTGTTGCCAAAGAATTGCTGGAGGCTATCGGGAACAGGAAGGTTGTAGCTTTTTACGCAGAAATGGGTTCGGGAAAAACGACCCTTATTTCAGCTGTTTTGCGGGCTATGGGAATTGAATCTCCGGAAGGTTCTCCGACCTATTCGCTGGTTAACACCTATGATTCTCCCTATTTCGGGGAAGTGATGCACTTTGATGTTTACCGTCTGAACTCGGTGGAAGAAGCCCTGGATGCCGGTGTGGAAGAAATGCTTTATTCCGATGCGTATTGCTTTGTGGAATGGGCAGAGATTATTGAACCTTTGTTGCCGGAAGATGCGGTGAAAGTTTCCATTACGCTGAATGCTGCGGGTGAGCGGTTGATTCGGATTGATTAA
- a CDS encoding alanine dehydrogenase, translated as MVKDPELLKQLLKEGNILPMEEMLEIAKKKGRLVIGIPKELSFQERRVALVPEAVSLLVANGHDVRVERGAGESSKFSDREYSEAGAELCPSNKEIFECDIILKVTPASEEEVDLMKGNQTLISALQLSIQPKSILQKLIEKKITAIAWDYIRDEQGVFPVVRTMGEIAGTTSILIAGELLSSFNEGKGIMLGGIAGVQPTEVVVLGAGTVGEFATRAALGLGASVKVFDNSLSRLRRLQNDLGSRVYTSVLQPKVLAKSIMRADVVIGAIRSPLGRTPCVVSEEMVENMKEGSVIVDISIDQGGCFETSRVTNHINPTFVKHGVVHYCVPNIASRVPRTASFALSNIFSPILMDMGESGGCLDLIRNDHGFRSGVYIYKGILVSEVLGRVFDLKYKDIDLLMMGLKG; from the coding sequence ATGGTAAAGGACCCGGAATTACTCAAGCAACTTTTGAAAGAGGGCAATATTCTTCCAATGGAAGAAATGCTGGAAATTGCTAAGAAAAAAGGAAGATTGGTAATAGGCATCCCGAAAGAGCTGAGTTTCCAGGAACGGCGTGTTGCACTGGTTCCGGAAGCCGTTTCATTGTTAGTAGCAAACGGACACGATGTCCGGGTAGAAAGAGGAGCAGGAGAGTCCAGCAAATTCAGTGACCGCGAATATTCCGAAGCAGGGGCGGAGCTTTGTCCTTCCAATAAGGAGATTTTTGAATGCGACATTATTTTGAAAGTCACACCGGCCTCCGAAGAGGAAGTAGACCTGATGAAAGGGAACCAAACCCTTATTTCCGCTTTACAATTGAGCATTCAGCCGAAAAGCATTCTGCAGAAATTAATCGAAAAGAAAATAACGGCCATTGCCTGGGATTATATCCGTGATGAGCAGGGAGTGTTTCCTGTAGTACGTACAATGGGAGAAATTGCCGGAACAACATCCATTTTGATCGCAGGAGAATTGCTTTCTTCTTTCAACGAAGGAAAAGGAATCATGTTGGGCGGAATTGCCGGTGTGCAGCCAACCGAAGTCGTTGTTTTGGGAGCAGGTACCGTTGGGGAATTTGCAACCCGTGCAGCTCTCGGATTAGGAGCTTCCGTGAAAGTATTTGATAACAGTTTGTCGCGTTTGCGCCGTTTGCAGAACGATTTGGGCTCACGCGTTTATACATCCGTTTTGCAGCCGAAAGTTCTTGCAAAATCCATCATGCGTGCCGATGTGGTAATCGGGGCAATCCGATCTCCTTTGGGAAGAACTCCATGTGTGGTTTCCGAAGAAATGGTAGAGAACATGAAAGAAGGTTCTGTAATCGTAGATATCAGTATTGACCAGGGAGGATGTTTTGAAACTTCCCGCGTGACGAATCATATCAATCCTACCTTTGTGAAACACGGAGTAGTGCATTACTGCGTTCCGAATATTGCTTCGCGCGTACCGAGGACAGCTTCTTTTGCCCTGTCCAATATCTTTTCTCCGATCCTGATGGATATGGGAGAATCCGGAGGATGCCTGGACCTGATCCGAAATGATCACGGATTCCGTTCCGGAGTGTATATCTACAAAGGAATTTTGGTCAGCGAAGTACTGGGCCGCGTTTTCGACCTGAAATACAAAGATATCGATCTGTTGATGATGGGACTGAAAGGTTAA